Sequence from the Paralichthys olivaceus isolate ysfri-2021 chromosome 1, ASM2471397v2, whole genome shotgun sequence genome:
GTCAATAAGGCTATTTCTGATCTCCGGATGGCTAGGGTTTCAAAGCCTGTTTAAATGGGCTCCCACAAAGCCGGAAGCACCAACCTCagtcctctctccctccccgtattttctccctccctctcttttcctcctccactctctctaAATATTGAGAGGGAGCTCAGCTTGCcgatacaccccccccccccccccagtaaagagaggggggaggaaggagttgaggggaggggggtgtcctctcctctccacatgCGGGGTGGTGAGGAAAGACAGGGAAGCGCAGGGTCAGGGCTCCCAGTGCTAAGCTGTGAAAGGCAAACGTTTGGCAGAGTAATTACACGCCGCACTGCTCTGGGAGTGATTAGTGATAGTTGTCTGTTCAAAGTGTTTGGAGCTCACAGCCTTTATGGGCTATGCTTGCCTTCCCTCTGCCTAATGTTCAGTTTGCATTTGCATCAGGAAGAGAGTTGCATGTGTCAACATAAACAGTGCGCAGATGAAGCTGCACCCAGTGTGCACTTGTGTTTCACCGATGCCCGAAATATATTTCTCCATAAGATCTGGGTAAGATTATCACATTATTGTGCATATTTGACAACTTCTCGGTCGGTCAACCTGACATGAGTTAGCCGGTGTCTTATTATAAATTTGAATATGtgttaaacatcttttaaaccCCACGTCTCTAAAACTGTGTCAAGCTGTAGTACTCTGGATGAAGCTATTTAGCATATGAAGGATTTAAGGCCTCCACACAGTTATCAAAAAAGTCCTCTCCACTCCCAGGTCAGCACTGCAATCAGCCCGTTCAGGTGGTGTGGCCGGTGCTGCCAGCCTCTCATGTCGTAGCTGTGTTTATTTTGGCCAGCCACTCTGTCCCGGCACAACCTGCAGATATGCCTGCAAGCTGTAAGGTGAGCAGCAACACTCCTGGGTAAGAGGGGGGAGGCTGCGGCCAGGAGGGGGCGGCATCAACAGGGACACACATAAGACATGGAAGTATAGGAAATTAATGATGTTGACATCGGAAATATTCAGATATCAATGTTCATTCTGACAAAATTGATTCCTGAATCATGTGACTTTGTTAACTTTCCTGTTCTGGTGATCCAAACAGATGCTATCTGTGTATGATTGTTTTTTTAGTgtaatttctttaaaatgaaagGACTTGAGCTCTGTCCCTTTGAAAACTTGAGATACTCTAGTATTTAATCCTATCGAAGCCTTTTGGGGGTCTAAAAAACCCCACCTCAGAATAGTGTTTATCCAAAGGTACACACCGTCTCGCACTAATCCCAACACAGGGGCCGACTCTGACAGAGGCCGGAGAGTTGGGTGGCATAGCAGAGGAGAAACAAACATGGCCGTGAACACAGGAGGAAATACCTCAGGGACTTTGCGGGATTGTGAAAGAGGTAAGATGGTACCTGTAGTGCAATCCCCTCCAAATCTGCACCAGGTGTCAGGCATTAAGGAGAGCATCTCCGCTTTGGCTTTCCATGTCTGGCTCAATCACCCAGGGCAGTGTGTCAGATGTTGGACAAAACGGATACTCtccaggaagaagaggaagaagaggagtgaggagacAAAGTGCTacagcaaagagaggaggattttttttttttttataaaagctGAATTTGTACCATGCCTAATAAAAATGCCCTTTTGTGGGagtaatttcattattttcctcGATTCTTATcaatgtttgacatttaaatattcaattacaTGTGAAATTAGTCTGCTGAGAATACAGTGTATTGAGGAGACGGCAGTGAGACAATAAAATACGGGAAGCAGTGCTGAACACTTTGGGTTTTAATGAGTTAAGATAGATTTAGAATAACATTACACTGTATCCCAGTGAGATTTTCAGTTAACTACAAAGACAATCGAGCAAAGACTATTCCCCGCGTGATAAAACAAAGCAAGGAGCACACTATAGAATGCTCAGCTTGATATTAATATTACACTCTCAATCATAAAGACAAGGTCTAACTGAACACCTGGCACCTTCTCAATTTCAAGTGTGTAAGCATTTTGCAGGCGCAATTGTCCTGAAACAAAACAGTGGCAGCGGAATACTTCAGTACCTAAAGAGCGAGAGGAACATAGAGCCTTGCTGGCATTGTTGTTGCCACAGATTATACATGACACACTGAATAAAAGGAGCTGATTGTAAGATGTTTAAATGTATCACAGGCATGGGAGAAGAAACTTAATACCGCAGCGCTGGGAGATGGAGAATGCGACTGGGCACGTGTGGAATGCTGAGGAGGAAAACGGCAATCTAAATTTCTAATGCTGAGGATGTTTCCCATTCTGTGTTTATGAAACATGGCTGCCGGGACTACAAAGGTAAGGGGATACAGCATCAAAGTCTGccctgacaaaaacaaaaaagcaacaaTGCTGCAGTGGAATGCACGACAGAACATAatactccacctcctccttctcctctccccctAAGCAGTCTCATTTGATTACAGTGTAGCAGGCCCCAAATCAACCCCTCAGTCCCATTTCTCGCTCCCCGCCACGGCTGCAAGTGGGAGGCGGAACACGACTTGCCAAAGTGAccggggaggaggggaggagagatgaTGTTGTGGAGGAGAATACTTCATTTGCGGGGAAACAATAGAACATGGAAGCGGGCGAGCCGAGGTGTCCGTGGCAGGGTCAGGAAAAGTGGCTGTTGACCCGAGCACGGTGACTGAGACGGAGACTGCATGTCTGATGATGGCGAGGCGACGTATCGTTTACAGGGCTCCCTCGGCAGAAGCCCCTCGCATGTCCGTCTCCAGCCACAGCGTTTGCCCTCTACTTAAGGCAACAAGAGTCAGGCTCAGCATTACAAGCCTATTAAAAGATACTTTTAATTATGCCCCGCTCTCCCGGGATCGCTTCTTTGATGAACTCTGTGTTTCTTTGGCATGTGCACTTAGGAATGGCACAACCAGGAGCACGTGTTGTTTTCTCCCTCCAATTAAAGGGCATGTTGACAGATTAAGGCTGCTTCTGGTTTGTGCTCCACTAACGCATTTAGGGGAGATGATGAACAAGGGGGGATGaggggaggaggtgtgtgtgtgtgggggggggggggggggggggggggtcaaacagagagagagagagagagagagagagaaagagaaagagaggctgatagaaggagaaagaggaagagaaaaattgaaaaaaaaaaaaaacatgcacatgaacCCTAAGGGATTAATGTGTTTACATTACCTGGGCTGTGATCTATCACCAACCTCGTCAACTTCTATTATGCATCACATACATAAGCAAGCAACAGACCTGGGAGCCCCTGCAACTCACTCATACTATTTCAATTGGATTAAGTCAGTGCAAATATCTAGGGCACGGCTCCCACACTGTGGTTTTAGCATTCTGGTAGTCATTTGATTTGTACGTTGTATCACTTTACCTTGGTGAAGGCATTGCAGGAGTGCCTCCTACATGCCTCCAGAGCTTTTAAGTAGTATGGGATTTAGATGATTAGCATATGGCACCTATAGCGccttcaaaacaaacatgaaattaTCCGTCGGTCTGGTTAGACAACAGTCAGGCACGGAGGCCCTCAGATCATGAATCAGAATATACAGGTACACACCAGTGAGAGGAATAAGGGAATGTTAACTATGTGGATTCACCATCTGTGATGTTGTCTAACACGAGCTTTATTCTGTcccagctgcaggagcagatcTGTATTGTTGCGTGTGTAAGACACTCAGTCTGGTGTCACTGTATAAATGCTAGAGGCTGCAGCAGGGCCCCTGAAAGAGCTCATATTCACACTCAGGCTTCATTATATCCAATCAATATTCGTTTAGTCACTGAGCCTATTGACTCATTTCTGAAATAATATTACAGGTCATTTGTCTTGTCATGGAGCACGGAGAATGATCCCTTTTATACCATTCTCCCATCTGGAAACAGGGATGTGGGGTGAAGTCTGGATATGCTCTATGGATacaactgtaaataaatatttttgataaAACACTGAGAAGAAAATCAATGGGTGCTTCCTGTGATCCACCTCAGGCGAATCAATCATCATCTGCGCAGCTGGCGGTGTGCTGCAGGAGGACGGCGTGTCAGCGAGAGACGGCTGCAATCTTTGTCTGATACCTCTCATTTTGGAATCGCTTCTCATAATAGGGTCATCATTTCATCACTTAGCCAATCCAGAGCCGTGCCATTCAGCCTTGCAGGGATCTTGGGGGAGTGTGGAGAGAGGGGTAGCCCCCATCtgaatacatacacacacacacacacacacacacacacacacacacacacacacacacacacacacacacacacacacatacacacttgctCCATACATCTTCATTCAggtcaataaaagaaaaagagatcacaagaacagagaaagagaaagagattttCTTCACAGAAATTGTCTCACtctgtttcatgtaaattgtgTGAGTTTTACAGTAAAATTAAGAGATCAAATCTGAATTGTGTATCAGATAATGTCAGAGATATTTATCaagaaacattaaacatttcaatgaCAAAATAAGAGTTGCACGTGTATTGGAAGataaatgcatgtgtgtcaaTTTGTGTCAATATGTGTcatgattataaaaataatttcttttcaCTGGGGCATCAGCTTTatctgcaagtgtgtgtttgtgtgtgtgtctgtgtgtgtgtgtgtgtgttactgcttGGTGACATAAGACTTCTTCGACATGGATCTgtacaaatttaaaataaacaaacaatcagttattatttttaatacatatGTATAATACACAACTTTCCACCCGTAACACTACTAACAAcatatgaaaataaacacaaaaagtgCAGGAATAATAAACACTGATTTCGTGGCTATCTtgtttaaaatacataaataaagctTGTAAAATTACTGCTGTCATAATAATGACTTTAATTAAAATAGCTAATCATAGCCATATAGGATGCCAGTTGTTTAGTCAAGTAGTACAGGGCACATatgtttaatcatttaataacCTCCCTCTTCAGAAAAAAATGCAAGgtcaaaaataaattacatcCATTATTTGCAGCAAATCTCCCCAAAGCATTTGGAGCGAAAACTGTTTTGAATTTCAATTGGCTTCCAAGTGGCAAAAGCCCTCAGCTAATACATCAAAGAAAAATTGGTGTCAACTAATCGGTTTAGGACACAGATTTAGAATGGTTAAAAATCCCATGAACACTTCAagcatttttttctcctgtgcGCCACGAAAAAGGTTTGGGAGCAGCACAGCTGACCTTGTGCGCTCCAGAAACCTGTCCGCCACGACATTAACTGACTGTTTAACTCACCCCGCCGCGCAATTAGTCCGCCACGACGCATAATGTTGTGTAATAATAGCCTCTATATCCAATTTAGATTACACTCGCTCCCTGAGGCATTTTTAAGTGGCATGCACCATCTTTCATTCACGTATTATTTTGCCACGTAAAGCCGTCTCCGTGCGAAAAAAAACCTctcagggagaaaaaaaaaatcggaaTAAGCGATAACGAGGAAGAAGCAGCGAagttggaaactgccaaaacaCCGTGCGTAAAGATTTAGATTCGGATCAGTAATACGCGCGAAGTCCAATTCACTTTTACGCACAAATGCTGATGtccacattaaaaaagacacaaacgaGCAATACTCACCTAACACCTCTTCCTTCACCAGTGCAGAGCTGAGGGGCGGCAGCGGTTTGCCATAACCTACTCCTATTATATGCTGCGTGATCTCCAATCAtgggtcctcctcctcctccttcagagaGCTACTCTCACCCGAggacacatggacacagaccCCTCACGCCACCGTCTTACTCTGTAACTTTCTCTGCATCGTTTTAgcaataaattaaatacataCTGGCACCAGTTCTGTGCGTAATTTTGGCTCAAGTAATTCTAGAATGTGGAGGTGTTTCTGAATACatgacaatataaaaacatcaaaCCTGTGTCTATAACAATGAGGTTATATTATGCTATTTTCCGGCTTTGTAACATGAATGTGAATGATaactgccactgctgctgttatGAAAAAGTCGCATTAATTAGATGATTGTTTAAATATACTATAGTATTATTGTCACCTGATTAGACTACAGTTCAGCGTCCATTCTTCTTTCTTATgttctccccctctttctctctctccccctctgtgtgttttgagtCTACGTCGCTCTCCCACTGTATCAGCGTCATCGCTCTTTGCTCTCTGGAGGTTTTTCAGAGCGTAAAAAAGAACacgtgagtgagtgagtgcacACACTCTTTTAGCAGCGCCTACAGCGATCCCTTTCGGCTTATCTGAGACTTGAACTGGAAAGTCAATCAGCAGAATGAAAACAGGgctattttaaaacacagttaaaaTACTTCGAATCGGACACTAATCATTTCCTAAAGCCATGTTTGGTTTAAGCAGTAAGAAACGCAGTTATTTCTTTGAATTATAAGaagatattaataaaataaatactacGACTTGTGCCGTaagtaataatgatattttacaatttcaaTAAAAGTAATAACATCCATGATAACAacaattataaattatattttaaatgtctggGTCGTGCGTAAAAGGCTTTTGGCATGTGTTTACTATATCTAACGCCCATTACATATGACAGTGGTTACTGATAAGAGTGACCTGTTAAATAAATCTAGGCTGCCCAACAACTCAGCAAACAAAAGTATCTGCAGCCATCAAATGAGATTAGATCCACGGGTCCGGGCGGATTTGGTGTAGTTGCCACTAATCTGCCCTGGCTTGAGGGTTTATGActttctaagtgtgtgtgtcacgttTATTACGGGATCTGTTGCAAAAACGGTTTAAGCGTCGCCACAGTAAATCGTTCAAACACAACATGCTCCCGCAATCACAACGCACAACTGTCACAGAGGAAAAGTTTGTTGACAAACATTACCTATTCTGATATTCTCATACAGCTGTTGGGACTGCTGTTTAcgtcattttaacttttttattcttacttctCAGCTGTCATATATCTTACCGATGCAACATTCGCCCAGCGTTAGAAAGTCGACGTGCACAATAGCGGTAATCCATCTGAAACTCCCAGTGCGGATTTTAACACGAGGCGCACGGAGATCACGGAGCACCACTCTGTTGATTTACCGCACACATTTAGAATGacgactttttttcttttacgcACGAAGAAAGGATAACAAAAAAGAGAGCGCGCACAGCAGTGGAGCgcctttttttcctcaaattCCTGTCGGTATCTTGCGAGCCCATATCCTGGCACACAACAGCCGATTTGTTATTGATCAAGTGTGAAAGTGACGGCTTCCTATTtggggggagagaaagggaaaaaagaagaaagttgGGAGTTGACAGACTCGCATGATGTCGCCATCCAAAGGGGGGCTGCCAGACGCGCTTGAGACTTACTGCAACGAGGCTtgttaaagggaaaaaaatagagaaataGAGAATGAGGATTGTTAGTTAAcgcgagaggaggagggagagagggggtgagagagagaggggagagagagagaggggagagagagagagagagagagagagagagagagagagagagagagagagagagagagagagagcatggaTTTGGGCAGGGCTGTGGTTACCCAACATAAGCTTGCCTTTTCCTTCGGTGACTACACCCCGGGAGGAGGAGCGTAACGCGCAGCGTAGTAGGCGTCAGGATCCTCAATTTCCAACTTAGCATCTTGGCAGGACATTTTCCCAAGCAAAAGCCCCCGTCCGacgggtaaaaaaaaaacttctgcaCGGGCATGAGAGCGACGGTGCCACTCAGATAAgggagcaacagaaaaaaacgaGACTAAGCATCCGACGCGCAGTGACTGGCTGGCGGGCAGCGACACCCAAAATAATCCATCCCtaaaaaaatcaaagcttttatttagtgacttttttactttttccttcCTGCTTCCACTGTTATCATTTAGAGAGGAGGGGGACAGGCAGCGGGTCTGCACGCACCCACGGCTCTATGCGCTCCGACAGCAGCGCATGAGAAAATAAACGGGGGAGAAAAGTGCGCAAGTTAAGTGGCTTATTCTCTCCGGGCTTCAGCATGGCGTATCCTCAGGGCTACTTGTACCAGCCGTCCGCTTCTCTGGCCCTGTACTCGTGCCCTGCGTACAGCACCAGCGTTATATCCGGACCCAGAACCGAGGAACTTGGGAGATCCTCCTCGGGATCTGCTTTTGCGCCCTATGCCGGATCTACTGCGTTCACCAGCGCCTCGCCAGGCTACAACTCCCACCTACCGTACAGTGCAGACGCGGCGGCAGCGGCCACATTCACCTCGTACGTGGTGAGTAAACTAGAGGTGATTATTTCTATGTGATGGGAGGGAAAAGCGAGGATATTATAATTCGTTACAGCAGCCTTGAGTGTCCGCTTTGACATGCAGCGATTAGGAAGAATTGTGCGTCATGATGAATGTGCAGGGATATAAAATTACAGAATGGCAGCTCCATAAAACATGTCTTTGAGAAAATGGAAATTATTCAACTGAGTAATGAGCAATTATGTGGATCTTAAGTTATTTGCAGTATTTTCTAGACGAAAGAGCGGGTAATGTGTTGCCGAAGACTCTTCGCTCATAACTGACGAGAACGCACCGTCTGAAGGCAATTTAGATCACTGCATTTGTTTCTTACTCTTCTTTTACTTGAGCCAGTCGTGAAACTTGCATTTCGCAACTTTTGTAAAAAGCCAGAGAAATATTCTGATTAGCTTCAGTTGTATTTACAGTGAGTGATCACACGGCAACACAAGTGATTCAAATAGACATGGTACTGCAGGCCTATTGCCACAAAAACTGTGATCCCATTAGAAAAGATAGAGACTCAGTGTTGGGCCCATCGTGCATAATGACAAAACATTATTACAATTGCAAATTATATTGTTGTAATAGCGTGAGTGATGTAAGCAGCTGTGGGCTGATAGTATGCAGATAACAATACAAATTCTTGACGGCAACAATATTCAGATACCCAAGTTCAAACATCCATAAACACTGAAGTCAAAGTTGAGCTGGATTAAAgccagtgtatttgtgtgtctgtttatgtgtgtgtgtgtgtgtgtgtgtgtgtgcgtgtgagagagcgagagagagtgtgtgtgtgtgcacgcgtgcTTATGCTAAtgcgcgtgcgtgtgtatgCGTGTTCATGTTTGCCAgagctttttttaatatattctgCAGGAGTTTTAAAAAAGGACTGAAGGATTCAACTTAaccaaacttttcttttcattttctttttgtattattaCAGAGTTCTCCCTATGACCACACCACGGGTATGGCCGGCTCAATAGGATACCACCCTTACGCAGCGCCCTTGGGCACCTACCCTTACGGTGACCCAGCGTACCGTAAAAACGCGACCCGGGACGCCACGGCCACCCTGAAGGCCTGGCTCAGCGAGCACCGCAAGAACCCCTACCCCACAAAGGGAGAGAAGATCATGCTGGCCATCATCACCAAGATGACCCTCACCCAGGTGTCCACCTGGTTCGCCAACGCCAGAAGGAGGCTAAAGAAGGAGAACAAGATGACGTGGACCCCGCGGAACCGCagcgaggacgaggaggaggacgagaacATCGATTTGGAGAAAAACGACGACGACGAGCCCAACAAGCCCACGGACAAGGGAGAATCCACAGACACGGAAGCAGGTCGGTGGTGCAGCGGGgaagaagggagaggagagagaaaaaacacaggcaAAAAGAATCATCAATTTTTCATCGCAGTCGTTTCCACTCAGGGTGCAAAATTGATTGCTGGTTAATGGTGGTATATTATTTATAATGGGACAATTGCTTTAAATAATAATCACCTTGAACTCCCCTCGTTTGACTTCTCAGGAGCTGAAATTGCTGGTGACGCAAAGTGTTTAGCAGTCAATTTATCTTTAAGAGCATAATAAGGATACAGCTGGTGTACACTGCGCCGGCTGATCCACTGAAAGAAAGAGACTGCCATTGTATGATAATTATATGCTACTTTTGAATATTTATAACCACAATTATTCACAGGAAAAATGTTTAATacagaaaatatgtatttataaatcAAAATAGTCACCATGCTTTATGTTCAGACACATTGTTCCTGTTTGTGAAACACTGTCCATGCTCTTTTGTAATTGTAAAgctcattcatatttttatgcaTGGCACACATCTTAATAAGGTCAATTACAAAACTGTTTTTAGAGGGAATATACATAAGTAGCCTGATTATTTTTATAGATCAGATTTCATCTCGCACTGGTGTTCACCATTACCTCAAACACATGTTCCAGTTGTATCTTCGTCTCCCCTTATTTGGCACTAATTCTGTTCTTTATTTGCGCTTTAGAtcaaaaactgctgaacccAGGGGACATTGGCTGTGACAGGTTTAAAGAGGAGAGCCATGGCAAAGACACGGATCCCCTTCTGAGCGACTCGGAGTtaaaagagcaggaggagcggACTACAGACTTGCTGCCGGATTCCGCAAAACCGACCACATCGTCGCCCTCCGCGGTGCCCCGGGGGAACCCGAGCGTTGCGCAACAAGACAAGCCGACAGATCTGAGCCACGCACCGAGCTCGGTGACCAGCAACGTGACCTCCGTGATCCACTCGCCCCCTTCGGCCCCTAAACCCAAACTGTGGTCCCTGGCGGAGATCGCCACGTCCTCGGACAGATGTAAAAGCAGCAGCGACGCGCCACAGACCTGTCCCGGTTTGGCACAGAACGCGGTGATGGGCACCAGCGCGTCTCCATCGCGGTCCTCCCCTCAGTGCCCGCTCCCCAACAGCACGGTCCTCTCCAGGCCTCTGTACTACACCTCCCCTTTCTACCCCGGCTACACGAACTATGGTGGCAGCTTTGGACACCTTCACAGTAACCACGGCTCGGTGACCACGGGCTCCACGGCACATTTCAATGGATTAAACCAGACTGTGTTAAATAGAGCAGAGGCTTTGGTGAGGGAGAGCCAGAAAGTCAGAGGCCAAACGCAGGTAGATCTTTGTAAAGACTCCCCTTATGAACTAAAGAAAGGTATGTCAAACATTTAATACCTGACTATTTTCCACTCACTCggacttttatttattttgtgtggttgcattaaaaaagaaacaaaaagaaaaaaagaatgacgAAGCAAATTCTAAGAACAGTTATTTTCTGAGTAAATGCTTATCCTCAAAAATGTTTAGTTTCTGAATGGTTAATCCTAAAATGTAACAAGAATGGTCTTAATCGCTGCAGCCGCCTGAGTCTATTTGTATTAAAGACTAACATGTATATTTAATGTagcatttttgtatttaaaatggaCAACACACTATCTTTGAAGTAAattatggagaaaaaaaagtatatgCTTGTGCAGCGATTATTTTGGGGGAAGCAGCTGAAATGACTTTAAACATGTGATGTGCCCATGTGTTTTTTCAAAGCCAGTTgatcatacatatatatacacaagaGGTATAAATTCAAATTTGCACCGTGACAGTGGTAATTATCATTTCATAATATTATTATGGGAAGAGCTCCTACAGACTGCAGAGAAAAAGGCCCACATTCAATACAAGGATGTTGGAATATCTAAACTATTAATGCGCTCAGATCATTTATTTGTCAATGAAAAATGTTGGCAACAACACAGGTATATTTAGGTTTATTTAtcaccagttttttttattttctttaatatacGGTCTTTTTTTTCACCCTTTGGTCACGTTTCTAAAAGTGTATATTGATATAGTaacaacacagaggagcagCCATTTAACCCAATTACCTATCGTGTTTTATGCAGAGCAATCAGGTGGTGAACTCCGGTAATGAGCTCGATTTTATGCCAAATTTAGATCTCATTACTATTTTCCTAGGCGTGGCAAAGCTGTTAGAAGGGACGCGGCCATGCATTTAGAACATACTGGCCtattatatatatcattaaTGGAGAGTCTTTTTTAATGGCGCGTTAGATGtgagacatttgtgtgtggAGGAAAAGGCAAAATACTGCGATACACACTCACGCACGCTCTCACACTGTGAGGAGCTGGCAGCCATGCAGGCACTGTCCTCTAACTCTTCCAACTTCTGCAGGTAGGTGTCACACTTGCTCCTAATTTCAATGGGGGGCGACTCTTTGTTAATCCGACACGGAAACCCACCCCTGATCATATGGCCTGGttagaaaaggagaagaagaagaaggagaagaagaagaagaaatggagCCAACGGGGCAACACACAATGATCACACTTATCATGAGGATTATAGCTTGACAAGTGGATAACAAAAGGCATGGATCCGACAGgcagaacaaaaaacacataagGCTGCATGTCACACTGACACGGTGGAGACAACAAATATGGCTTTTTTAACTTCCATTCATTGAttttagttgtttgttttctcctgatttctacatttaaagaaaaagtacTATTAGTATTAATACTGatattattataactatttTGAAGCCTGCTCAGTCAGTAGGCCATAAGCCTTAGTAGCATAGGCctcaacacaataacacacacacacacacacacacacacacacacaaagtataatatatttgtatacatttcttttttggtTCGTTTACAGAACACTTTAAATGACACTTaattattgttgtattgttattattggtatgattatatttattattattgttattatagttattggtattattattattattattgttattatcattattattatgattgacCTCTGAAGTGGGACAGCCTGATCTGCTTTTATGGCTGCCATTAATCTCTATAGTTTACTTTTCCCTCCTGCAGTTTGAGATGTCCCCTGGGCTTTATGAAATTCCCCCAGCCTTAATGTCCTCTGCTCGGCCTCTCTGGTTTAATCTGACTGAGTGTGCTGGAGCAGTGATTGCGACACATCAGCCGGCTAAATAgcataattatgtttttttttttcctcttcgtCGATCCCCCTGGGGAACTGAACTGTTCGATGCAATGCCCCCTCAGAGAGTATTAGAGTTTTATTAGGGAATCTCGTTGTTTTCCCACAATTGATTGAAGG
This genomic interval carries:
- the irx5a gene encoding Iroquois homeobox protein 5a, producing the protein MAYPQGYLYQPSASLALYSCPAYSTSVISGPRTEELGRSSSGSAFAPYAGSTAFTSASPGYNSHLPYSADAAAAATFTSYVSSPYDHTTGMAGSIGYHPYAAPLGTYPYGDPAYRKNATRDATATLKAWLSEHRKNPYPTKGEKIMLAIITKMTLTQVSTWFANARRRLKKENKMTWTPRNRSEDEEEDENIDLEKNDDDEPNKPTDKGESTDTEADQKLLNPGDIGCDRFKEESHGKDTDPLLSDSELKEQEERTTDLLPDSAKPTTSSPSAVPRGNPSVAQQDKPTDLSHAPSSVTSNVTSVIHSPPSAPKPKLWSLAEIATSSDRCKSSSDAPQTCPGLAQNAVMGTSASPSRSSPQCPLPNSTVLSRPLYYTSPFYPGYTNYGGSFGHLHSNHGSVTTGSTAHFNGLNQTVLNRAEALVRESQKVRGQTQVDLCKDSPYELKKGMSNI